A genome region from Mycobacterium florentinum includes the following:
- a CDS encoding biotin--[acetyl-CoA-carboxylase] ligase, with translation MMDRDSLRQPLDAAALRKELVGTGMGWRRLEVVEQTGSTNADLLARAADGTDIAGAVLIAEHQTAGRGRHGRRWSASPRAQITMSVAVSVVDVPVTGWGWLPLATGVAVVDAVAPLLPAGVELGLKWPNDVLAGGGKLAGILAEVARPVVVIGLGLNVTQAPEEVDGPGATSLLDLGVAAPDRDQLVRSVLRSLGGRIVGWQTARGADWQLAADYRARSLTIGTRVRAQLPGGKEIVGTASGIDDHGRLCLEAGNETVVVSAGDVVHLRG, from the coding sequence GTGATGGATCGTGACTCACTGAGGCAGCCACTGGATGCGGCCGCGCTGCGCAAAGAGCTCGTCGGAACCGGAATGGGTTGGCGGCGCCTCGAAGTCGTCGAGCAGACCGGTTCCACCAACGCCGATCTGCTGGCCCGCGCGGCCGACGGCACCGACATCGCGGGGGCGGTGCTGATCGCCGAACATCAGACCGCCGGTCGCGGGCGGCACGGCCGCCGCTGGTCGGCGTCGCCGCGGGCACAGATCACCATGTCGGTCGCGGTGAGCGTGGTCGACGTCCCGGTCACCGGGTGGGGCTGGCTGCCGCTGGCCACCGGTGTGGCGGTGGTCGACGCGGTGGCCCCGCTGCTACCGGCCGGGGTGGAACTGGGCCTCAAGTGGCCCAACGATGTGCTGGCCGGTGGTGGCAAGCTGGCCGGAATTCTCGCCGAGGTCGCACGCCCGGTCGTGGTAATTGGCTTGGGGCTCAACGTGACTCAGGCGCCCGAAGAGGTCGACGGGCCGGGGGCGACCTCACTGCTCGACCTGGGTGTGGCCGCCCCCGACCGCGATCAGCTGGTTCGCTCGGTGTTGCGATCACTCGGGGGCCGGATCGTCGGGTGGCAGACCGCTCGCGGGGCCGATTGGCAGTTAGCGGCCGACTACCGGGCGCGCAGCCTGACCATCGGCACCCGGGTGCGCGCGCAGCTGCCCGGCGGCAAGGAAATCGTCGGCACTGCCAGCGGTATCGACGATCACGGCCGGCTGTGTCTGGAGGCCGGTAACGAGACCGTCGTCGTTTCTGCCGGTGACGTCGTACATTTGCGGGGCTAA